In one window of Agromyces badenianii DNA:
- a CDS encoding lysophospholipid acyltransferase family protein: MFYWIMKNLVIGPILLSIFRPWVVGLEHVPKDGPVVLASNHLSFIDSIFLPLVVDRPVVFLAKSEYFTGKGLKGWATKVFFQAAGQLPIDRSGGKASEASLETGLRVLGDGKILGIYPEGTRSPDGKLYRGRTGVARMVIEAGVPVIPVAMIGTEHVMPIGSRLPKVRRIGIILGEPLDFSRFEGLEGDRFVLRSVTDELVYDLRGLSGQEYVDVYASSVKEKRASQSR; encoded by the coding sequence GTGTTCTACTGGATCATGAAGAACCTCGTCATCGGCCCGATCCTCCTCTCGATCTTCCGCCCGTGGGTCGTGGGTCTCGAGCACGTGCCCAAAGACGGCCCGGTCGTGCTGGCCTCGAACCACCTCTCCTTCATCGATTCGATCTTCCTGCCGCTCGTCGTCGACCGCCCGGTCGTCTTCCTCGCGAAGAGCGAGTACTTCACCGGCAAGGGTCTCAAGGGCTGGGCGACCAAGGTGTTCTTCCAGGCGGCAGGTCAGCTGCCCATCGATCGTTCCGGCGGCAAGGCCTCCGAGGCGTCGCTCGAGACCGGGCTCCGGGTCCTCGGCGACGGCAAGATCCTCGGCATCTACCCCGAGGGCACGCGCAGCCCCGACGGCAAGCTCTACCGCGGTCGCACCGGCGTCGCCCGAATGGTCATCGAGGCCGGCGTGCCGGTCATTCCGGTCGCCATGATCGGCACCGAGCACGTGATGCCCATCGGATCGCGCCTGCCGAAGGTCCGTCGCATCGGCATCATCCTCGGCGAACCGCTCGACTTCAGCCGCTTCGAGGGACTCGAGGGCGATCGCTTCGTGTTGCGTTCTGTGACCGACGAACTCGTCTACGATCTTCGCGGCCTGAGCGGCCAGGAATACGTCGACGTGTACGCCAGTTCGGTGAAGGAGAAGCGCGCCTCGCAATCGCGGTAG